Proteins encoded together in one Lachnospiraceae bacterium JLR.KK008 window:
- a CDS encoding DUF6033 family protein codes for MNGINGFHVYQSDFVKGLTQGSYEKKAANGAETKHTQNKKGANEANGVKKGPALSDDAQDMLERLKEKYSNMDFIVANYDSDEEAQKYLAGGTKEYSVLMEPEVLEEMAADEKAEKKYTNMIEEATAKLSDIKNQLGDEEDTVTRLGISFGKDGSVSYFAELEKSGEKQRERIEKSRAEKKEAAKKAEKAEDEKRRADLTEKTKRVRVSAKSAEGLLDKIRNVDWDSIRPQQRETIGSIIDYGA; via the coding sequence ATGAACGGAATCAATGGGTTTCATGTTTACCAGAGTGACTTTGTGAAAGGTCTGACACAGGGATCATATGAGAAAAAGGCAGCAAACGGTGCGGAGACGAAACATACGCAGAACAAAAAGGGCGCGAACGAGGCAAACGGGGTAAAAAAGGGCCCTGCTCTGAGCGATGATGCGCAGGATATGCTGGAGCGTCTGAAAGAAAAATACAGCAACATGGACTTCATCGTGGCCAACTATGACAGCGATGAGGAAGCGCAGAAATATCTCGCCGGAGGGACGAAAGAGTACAGTGTGCTGATGGAGCCTGAAGTACTGGAGGAGATGGCTGCGGATGAGAAGGCAGAAAAGAAATATACGAATATGATTGAGGAAGCGACTGCGAAACTGTCCGACATCAAAAATCAGTTGGGCGATGAGGAAGATACGGTTACCCGTCTTGGAATCTCTTTCGGCAAAGACGGCAGCGTCTCTTATTTCGCAGAACTGGAGAAATCCGGGGAGAAACAGCGGGAGAGGATCGAGAAGTCAAGAGCTGAGAAGAAGGAAGCGGCGAAAAAGGCAGAGAAGGCCGAGGACGAGAAGCGCAGGGCAGATCTCACAGAAAAGACGAAAAGAGTCAGGGTATCCGCAAAATCTGCCGAGGGACTTCTTGATAAAATACGAAACGTGGACTGGGACAGCATCAGACCGCAGCAGCGGGAGACGATAGGGAGCATCATTGATTACGGCGCATAA
- a CDS encoding metal-dependent transcriptional regulator, which translates to MNYNESAENYLETILVLSRKLPVVRSVDVASELQFKKSSVSVAMKNLREKMLITMTEAGYIYLTDTGREIAEMIYERHEFLTSWLTSLGVPRQIAGEDACKIEHVISAESFDAIKHYVNFRQ; encoded by the coding sequence ATGAATTATAATGAATCTGCCGAAAATTATCTGGAGACAATACTCGTCCTGAGCAGGAAACTTCCTGTCGTCCGTTCCGTAGATGTAGCCTCAGAGCTTCAATTCAAGAAATCGAGCGTCAGTGTCGCCATGAAAAATCTGCGTGAGAAAATGCTGATCACAATGACGGAAGCAGGCTATATTTATCTGACCGATACCGGCAGGGAAATTGCGGAAATGATTTATGAGAGACATGAATTTCTGACCTCCTGGCTCACATCGCTCGGTGTTCCCCGGCAGATCGCAGGGGAAGACGCCTGCAAGATCGAGCATGTGATCAGCGCAGAGAGCTTTGATGCCATCAAGCACTATGTAAACTTCCGGCAATAG
- a CDS encoding efflux RND transporter periplasmic adaptor subunit: MKRRSRKVTKTKDSMTFSRVTTFACVTAISCGLILGGCGGPAPKQETESEAEKDTSILVETTLPQTESIELNGDFIGTVEAEDEITVVAKVGGDVTATYFEEGDRVNAGDLLFTVDDASAQISMAQAQASLESAQASVASANASVASAGASVSVNELNLLYTQEQIKQSLGQVETNEMQLENAVASAKYALKAAQENEALAAEQFGLARDAYKDLEDNMDDLRDNADHMNKYARQLQQVRNRYNDIRTRSADDARSTVEQMGIRIPDNINTGSAQAIADYYIYEMTDGAAGSEYDLGVMVSAAQSQEETLRSSRSSLDSNKDSLRLSQISAAISKETSKNNVYSAEDALRLAEKMLEDYELYTKAVVIAGANYQLAGANAGLIAAQAGQMQAEAGVSQAQAGVKQAQAGVEAAQLQLDYTKVSSPVSGVITQKNVTVNNMAAQGSPAYVISADDGVNVVFYVAETVMKELTIGQKISIERNGEQFEAQISENVGVADAASGLFKIKASLISGADRLISGTNVKITLATQRADHVMTIPVDSVYYESQKAYVYCMEDGKAVKTQIETGITNNESVEVQSGLTVDSQVITTWTSQLKDGAAVKIKAAETGESMEQNDGVKEDAAQ; encoded by the coding sequence ATGAAAAGAAGGAGCAGAAAAGTGACAAAGACAAAAGACAGTATGACGTTTTCCCGCGTTACGACATTTGCCTGCGTGACAGCCATCTCCTGCGGCCTGATACTTGGAGGGTGTGGCGGTCCCGCTCCGAAACAGGAGACGGAGAGTGAGGCGGAAAAAGATACTTCAATCCTGGTGGAGACAACGCTGCCACAGACGGAGAGCATCGAGCTGAATGGTGATTTTATCGGTACGGTGGAGGCGGAAGATGAGATCACGGTTGTGGCGAAAGTAGGCGGGGACGTCACCGCCACTTATTTTGAGGAAGGTGACAGAGTCAATGCCGGAGATCTGTTATTTACGGTAGACGATGCCAGCGCACAGATCAGTATGGCACAGGCACAGGCCAGTCTTGAGAGCGCGCAGGCGTCTGTGGCCAGTGCAAATGCGTCCGTGGCCAGTGCGGGGGCCAGTGTGTCTGTCAATGAGTTGAATCTGCTCTACACACAGGAGCAGATCAAACAGTCTCTCGGACAGGTCGAGACGAATGAGATGCAGCTGGAAAATGCGGTCGCTTCCGCCAAATATGCACTGAAAGCGGCGCAGGAGAACGAAGCGCTGGCAGCAGAACAGTTCGGACTGGCGCGGGATGCCTACAAAGATCTGGAAGACAATATGGATGATCTGCGTGACAATGCAGACCATATGAATAAATATGCAAGGCAGCTCCAGCAGGTGAGAAACCGGTACAACGACATTCGCACCAGGAGTGCGGACGATGCCAGAAGCACGGTCGAGCAGATGGGGATACGCATTCCCGATAATATCAATACCGGTTCTGCGCAGGCGATCGCCGATTATTACATATATGAAATGACAGACGGCGCTGCCGGCTCTGAATACGATCTTGGGGTGATGGTCAGCGCGGCCCAGTCCCAGGAAGAGACGCTCCGCTCTTCGAGGAGCAGTCTGGACAGCAATAAAGATTCTCTGCGCCTGAGCCAGATCAGCGCGGCGATCAGCAAAGAGACATCAAAGAATAATGTGTATTCCGCGGAGGATGCGTTGCGACTGGCAGAGAAAATGCTGGAAGACTATGAGCTGTATACGAAGGCGGTTGTCATTGCAGGCGCCAATTATCAGCTTGCAGGCGCCAATGCGGGACTGATCGCGGCGCAGGCGGGCCAGATGCAGGCGGAGGCGGGCGTCAGCCAGGCGCAGGCCGGTGTAAAGCAGGCACAGGCCGGTGTGGAGGCGGCGCAGTTACAGCTTGACTATACGAAGGTCTCTTCACCGGTATCAGGTGTGATCACACAGAAAAATGTGACGGTGAATAATATGGCTGCGCAGGGGTCTCCGGCCTATGTGATCTCAGCGGACGATGGGGTCAATGTTGTGTTCTATGTGGCGGAGACTGTGATGAAAGAGCTGACGATCGGTCAGAAGATTTCCATTGAAAGAAACGGAGAGCAGTTTGAGGCGCAGATTTCGGAAAACGTAGGAGTGGCCGATGCGGCAAGCGGACTGTTTAAGATCAAAGCAAGCCTTATAAGCGGTGCGGATCGTCTGATCTCCGGCACCAACGTGAAAATTACACTTGCGACGCAGCGGGCCGATCATGTGATGACGATTCCGGTGGACAGCGTATATTACGAGAGCCAGAAAGCCTATGTGTATTGTATGGAGGATGGTAAGGCGGTAAAGACGCAGATCGAGACAGGCATTACCAACAATGAGAGTGTGGAAGTACAGTCCGGGCTGACCGTGGACAGTCAGGTCATTACGACATGGACGTCCCAGCTGAAGGATGGCGCTGCCGTGAAGATAAAGGCGGCGGAAACCGGCGAGAGCATGGAGCAGAATGACGGGGTGAAAGAGGACGCTGCGCAGTAA
- a CDS encoding FeoA family protein: MPLSMMKTGEPGTIKKIGGREETKKFLESLGFVAGGVVTVISEIGGNMIVSVKESRVAIGRDMANKIFV; encoded by the coding sequence ATGCCATTGTCTATGATGAAGACGGGAGAACCGGGTACGATCAAAAAAATCGGCGGGCGTGAAGAGACGAAGAAGTTTCTGGAGAGTCTTGGATTTGTAGCCGGAGGTGTGGTCACTGTCATATCGGAGATCGGCGGCAATATGATCGTCAGCGTCAAAGAGTCAAGAGTTGCCATCGGCAGGGATATGGCCAATAAAATTTTTGTATAG
- the feoB gene encoding ferrous iron transport protein B, which translates to MSLKIALAGNPNCGKTTLFNALTGSNQFVGNWPGVTVEKKEGKLKGYEDVIVTDLPGIYSLSPYTLEEVVARNYLIGERPDAVLNLVDGTNLERNLYLSTQLLELGIPVIIAVNMMDVVEKSGDRIHIDKLSEKLGCEVVEISALKGTGVREAAEKAVALARGKAGFAPVHTFSAEVESAVRDVEQKLGPENRTAQKRFFAIKLLEKDAGIREQIKQAPDVSAEIARLEEAFEDDTESIITNERYLYLSSIMGVCYAKGRKEKMTASDRIDRVVTNRWLALPIFATVMFLVYYVSVTTVGAWATDWMNDGVFGDGWSFLGLVDVPGIPAVVSGGLSAIGCADWLQGLIVDGIVAGVGAVLGFVPQMLVLFLFLAFLESCGYMARVAFIMDRIFRKFGLSGKSFIPMLIGTGCGVPGVMASRTIENDRDRKMTIMTTTFIPCGAKLPIIALIAGALFDGAWWVSPSAYFVGIAAIICSGVILKKTRMFAGEPAPFVMELPAYHMPTAGNVLRSMWERGWSFIRKAGTIILLSTILIWFTTYFGWVDGQFRMLEAMEIDHSILAGIGSAFAWIFLPCGFGDWKSAVAVITGLVAKENVVGTFGILFGFAEVAEDGAEYWGTLAGNMTALSAYAFLVFNLLCAPCFAAMGAIRREMNNIRWFWFAIGYQCALAYIVSLCIYQIGMLVTTGTFGLGTAAAFVLTAGFLFLLFRPYTEGRTQCMKIDSHKKALAK; encoded by the coding sequence ATGTCATTGAAAATTGCACTTGCAGGAAATCCGAATTGTGGAAAGACAACATTGTTTAACGCGCTTACAGGTTCCAATCAGTTTGTCGGCAACTGGCCGGGAGTGACTGTAGAGAAGAAAGAGGGAAAGCTAAAGGGCTATGAGGACGTGATCGTTACGGACCTTCCGGGCATTTATTCTCTGTCGCCTTATACACTGGAAGAAGTTGTGGCCAGAAATTACCTGATTGGCGAGCGGCCGGACGCAGTCCTGAATCTGGTGGACGGCACGAATCTGGAGAGGAATCTGTATCTGTCCACACAATTACTGGAACTGGGGATTCCGGTCATCATTGCCGTCAATATGATGGATGTGGTGGAAAAGAGCGGCGATCGGATCCATATCGATAAACTGAGTGAGAAACTGGGCTGTGAAGTTGTGGAGATCTCGGCCCTCAAAGGAACGGGCGTTAGGGAGGCAGCGGAGAAGGCAGTAGCGCTGGCGCGTGGGAAAGCCGGATTTGCGCCGGTTCATACCTTCTCAGCGGAAGTGGAATCGGCGGTCAGAGATGTGGAACAAAAACTGGGACCGGAGAACAGGACAGCGCAGAAACGCTTCTTCGCCATTAAACTGTTGGAAAAAGATGCCGGAATTCGGGAACAGATAAAACAGGCGCCGGATGTATCTGCGGAAATCGCCCGGCTGGAGGAAGCGTTTGAGGATGACACCGAGAGTATCATTACCAATGAGAGGTATCTGTATCTCTCTTCCATAATGGGGGTATGTTATGCAAAGGGCAGAAAAGAGAAAATGACGGCTTCTGACCGCATCGACCGGGTCGTCACCAACCGCTGGCTGGCTTTACCGATTTTTGCGACCGTGATGTTTCTCGTATATTATGTGTCTGTAACGACGGTTGGCGCCTGGGCGACCGACTGGATGAATGATGGTGTGTTTGGAGACGGTTGGAGTTTCCTTGGCCTTGTCGATGTGCCGGGCATTCCTGCCGTCGTCAGCGGCGGACTTTCCGCGATCGGCTGCGCCGACTGGCTGCAGGGACTGATTGTGGACGGGATTGTGGCCGGGGTAGGCGCTGTTCTCGGGTTTGTGCCGCAGATGCTTGTGCTCTTTCTCTTTCTGGCCTTTCTGGAATCATGCGGTTACATGGCGAGAGTGGCCTTTATTATGGACAGAATTTTCCGTAAGTTCGGTCTTTCCGGGAAATCCTTTATCCCGATGCTGATCGGCACCGGCTGCGGGGTGCCCGGGGTGATGGCGTCGAGGACGATCGAGAACGACAGAGACCGTAAAATGACGATCATGACAACAACTTTTATCCCGTGCGGCGCCAAGCTGCCGATCATCGCCCTGATCGCAGGCGCATTGTTTGACGGCGCGTGGTGGGTATCGCCGAGCGCATACTTTGTCGGTATCGCGGCGATTATCTGTTCCGGCGTTATTTTGAAGAAGACAAGGATGTTTGCAGGGGAACCGGCGCCTTTTGTGATGGAGCTTCCCGCGTATCATATGCCGACAGCAGGCAATGTCCTGCGCAGCATGTGGGAGAGGGGCTGGTCATTTATCAGAAAAGCCGGTACAATTATCTTATTGTCGACGATCCTCATCTGGTTCACGACATATTTTGGCTGGGTGGACGGCCAGTTCAGGATGCTTGAGGCGATGGAGATTGATCACAGCATACTGGCAGGAATTGGCAGCGCCTTTGCCTGGATATTCCTTCCATGTGGGTTTGGCGACTGGAAATCTGCTGTGGCAGTGATCACGGGACTGGTGGCGAAGGAAAATGTAGTCGGCACATTCGGCATTCTCTTTGGATTTGCAGAAGTGGCCGAGGATGGCGCCGAATACTGGGGAACACTGGCAGGGAATATGACGGCACTGTCCGCCTATGCGTTTCTCGTATTCAATCTCCTGTGCGCCCCCTGCTTTGCGGCGATGGGTGCGATCAGGAGAGAAATGAACAACATCAGATGGTTCTGGTTTGCGATCGGCTATCAGTGTGCGCTGGCATATATTGTCAGTCTGTGCATTTATCAGATCGGTATGCTTGTCACGACAGGAACATTCGGCCTGGGTACGGCAGCGGCATTCGTATTGACCGCGGGCTTCCTATTCCTGCTGTTTCGGCCGTATACGGAGGGCAGGACACAGTGTATGAAGATCGACAGCCATAAAAAAGCGCTGGCGAAGTAA
- a CDS encoding FeoB-associated Cys-rich membrane protein, whose translation MGTAITAAILTGIVVCIVRGMIRDKKNGKSLQCGCDCRHCSGHCGGEQRK comes from the coding sequence ATGGGAACAGCGATCACTGCGGCGATCCTCACGGGGATTGTCGTCTGTATCGTCAGAGGGATGATACGAGATAAAAAAAACGGGAAATCGCTGCAATGTGGGTGCGACTGCAGGCACTGTAGCGGCCACTGCGGGGGAGAGCAGAGGAAATAA
- a CDS encoding superoxide dismutase — MNENYPFVNCPLSYGYDALSPYIDKRTMEVHHNRVLQGYVENLNQLLKDCPEYQKMSLEQLVLYAECMPSHLQTPVRDNAGGVYNHIFYFSNLKQYDDCHPTGPLASAIDWQFGSFENFQKVFTNAALSVFGSGYAWLILDAENRLAIRTTTNQDTPLLFNVKPLLALDVWEHAYFLTHYNMREAYVKDWFHIINWEQVGRNYAP; from the coding sequence TTGAACGAAAACTATCCCTTTGTCAACTGTCCCCTCTCCTACGGCTATGACGCGTTGAGTCCCTACATTGATAAGAGAACGATGGAAGTCCATCACAATCGGGTACTGCAGGGTTATGTGGAAAATTTAAACCAGTTGCTGAAAGACTGTCCTGAATATCAGAAAATGTCTCTCGAACAACTGGTCTTATATGCGGAATGTATGCCCTCACACTTGCAGACTCCCGTACGGGATAATGCCGGCGGCGTATACAACCATATCTTTTATTTTTCTAATCTCAAACAATACGATGACTGCCATCCAACCGGTCCGCTGGCTTCTGCCATCGACTGGCAGTTCGGCAGCTTTGAAAACTTCCAGAAAGTATTCACCAACGCCGCTCTATCCGTATTCGGTTCCGGCTATGCCTGGCTGATCCTTGATGCGGAGAACCGACTGGCGATCAGAACGACCACCAATCAGGACACCCCGCTTCTTTTTAATGTCAAACCTTTGCTGGCTCTCGATGTATGGGAACACGCCTATTTTCTGACACACTATAATATGCGCGAAGCCTATGTCAAAGATTGGTTCCATATTATCAACTGGGAACAGGTCGGTCGCAATTATGCGCCGTAA
- a CDS encoding efflux RND transporter permease subunit — protein sequence MSKLTKTVLQRPVAALVIVVSLIIFGISSVMGMNLQLIPDMEMPIMLVMTVYPQAGPEDVEQLVTEKIEDGLGTLSGLNNVYSYSQENVSMIMFSFEYGTDMDDAFIDMQEAVERVKRSLPDDAEDPTIIAMDMNASDVMTLSVDTKEEGIDVLAYVEETVQPELEKISDVADLTISGGNEEYISVELVPELMQQYRLSISSVANAVAAANYTMPAGTADYGSQSLNLSSAVEYKTPAEIATIPVTTATGNVIHLGDIANVHYAVAEPTSYSRYNGADNVSVGISKIQSSSAVTLSNKVMKVVDRLNAENPDVTITAVYDSSETIIDSLVSIAQTLVVGIVITMLVLFIFFGDFKGSLIVGSSMPVSLLITFVLMKFMGFSLNMITMGALVIGIGMMVDNAIVVIEMCFRKRDDGMSYMDAAYEATKTVMASIVASTITTVVVYLPLAMMEGMSGQMFGQLGYTIVFSLIASLISAVTLVPLCFSQYRPTEKKETPVNRMLEVVGEKYAIILRKALHRKVLVALSAIVIFGISIFLFRFVNMELMAQSDEGQVAVTVQFRPGSRLDTVDEKIREIESFVEASSYIDDYSAMVNESDASGTVQAYVADNCKLSTAEIVDEWTKELKGYEDSCEISVSSSSSMGMSMGSGNTYDISMEGNDLDRLKEGCRIASDAIMKVDGVISASSSFADAATKVEIVIDPIKAAAAGMTPQAASGMIYSMMSGSDAMDVMIDDKEYTVKVEYPADEYPTVNDVYGITLTNTNGVSVPLSDIADIVYTDSPLTITRKDGRYQASVTATLEADARFTAQQAIQEQMSQTFLPDGVEQVTNSMDERMNEEFGALISAIVTAILLVYIVMAIQFENLRYSGMVMFCIPFSLIGSILLLLITRSTISMVSLMGFLMLIGIVVNNGILYVDYTNMLRKTMSTEEALIETGKSRLRPILMTTLTTILSMIPMAIGYGKNGQMTQGMAVVIVGGLTASTVLTLILLPTFYMIIHKRSKDRKEKKKAKRQKKETLLPDSL from the coding sequence ATGAGTAAGTTGACAAAAACAGTACTACAGCGACCGGTTGCCGCTCTGGTCATCGTTGTATCTTTGATTATATTTGGTATCAGCTCGGTCATGGGAATGAATCTGCAGCTGATCCCGGATATGGAGATGCCGATCATGCTTGTGATGACGGTCTATCCCCAGGCGGGACCGGAAGATGTGGAACAGCTTGTGACGGAAAAGATTGAGGACGGTCTCGGGACGCTTTCCGGACTGAACAATGTGTATTCCTATTCTCAGGAAAATGTGTCGATGATTATGTTCTCCTTTGAGTATGGGACGGATATGGACGATGCGTTTATCGATATGCAGGAGGCTGTGGAGCGGGTGAAGCGCAGTCTCCCGGACGATGCGGAAGATCCGACGATTATCGCCATGGATATGAATGCTTCGGATGTGATGACGCTGTCGGTGGATACCAAAGAAGAAGGGATCGACGTTCTCGCCTACGTGGAGGAGACGGTGCAGCCGGAACTGGAAAAGATCAGCGATGTGGCAGATCTGACGATCTCCGGCGGTAACGAAGAATATATCAGTGTGGAGCTGGTACCGGAACTGATGCAGCAATATCGGCTGAGTATCTCTTCTGTGGCCAACGCGGTAGCTGCGGCTAATTATACGATGCCTGCGGGGACTGCAGACTATGGCAGCCAGAGTCTGAATCTGAGTTCTGCGGTGGAATATAAGACACCTGCGGAGATTGCCACGATACCGGTCACTACCGCTACGGGAAATGTGATTCATCTGGGTGATATTGCCAATGTGCATTATGCGGTGGCGGAGCCGACGAGTTACAGCCGCTATAACGGGGCGGATAATGTCAGTGTCGGTATCTCCAAGATCCAGAGTTCCAGCGCCGTCACGCTGTCGAATAAAGTGATGAAAGTCGTTGACAGGCTGAATGCGGAAAATCCGGACGTGACGATCACTGCTGTCTATGACAGCAGTGAGACGATCATCGACTCCCTGGTTTCCATTGCACAGACACTTGTAGTGGGAATTGTTATCACAATGCTTGTGCTGTTTATTTTCTTCGGAGATTTCAAGGGAAGTCTGATTGTCGGAAGTTCCATGCCGGTCTCTCTGCTGATCACCTTTGTCCTCATGAAGTTTATGGGATTTTCCCTGAACATGATCACGATGGGGGCGCTGGTCATCGGCATCGGTATGATGGTGGACAATGCCATCGTGGTTATCGAGATGTGCTTCCGGAAAAGAGATGACGGTATGAGCTATATGGATGCCGCCTATGAGGCGACTAAAACGGTTATGGCGTCGATCGTGGCCTCTACGATCACGACAGTCGTCGTCTATCTGCCTCTGGCGATGATGGAAGGTATGTCGGGACAGATGTTCGGACAGCTTGGCTATACAATCGTATTTTCCCTGATCGCTTCGCTGATTTCTGCCGTTACTCTTGTGCCGCTTTGTTTCTCCCAGTACAGACCGACAGAGAAGAAAGAGACGCCGGTCAACCGGATGCTGGAAGTTGTCGGAGAGAAATATGCGATTATTTTGCGCAAGGCTTTACATAGAAAAGTTCTGGTTGCACTTTCGGCGATCGTGATCTTCGGAATTTCCATTTTCCTGTTTCGGTTTGTCAATATGGAGCTGATGGCACAGTCCGATGAAGGGCAGGTGGCGGTGACGGTCCAGTTCAGGCCCGGTTCCAGACTGGACACGGTCGATGAAAAGATACGGGAGATCGAATCGTTTGTCGAAGCCAGCTCTTATATCGACGATTACAGCGCCATGGTCAATGAATCCGATGCCAGCGGCACGGTGCAGGCCTATGTGGCGGATAATTGCAAACTGAGCACCGCGGAGATCGTGGACGAGTGGACGAAGGAGCTGAAAGGGTATGAGGACAGTTGTGAGATCAGCGTATCTTCCTCTTCTTCGATGGGTATGAGCATGGGCAGCGGCAATACTTATGACATATCTATGGAAGGCAATGACCTTGACAGGCTGAAGGAAGGCTGCCGGATCGCATCGGATGCGATTATGAAAGTGGACGGGGTGATCAGCGCCAGCTCTTCTTTCGCGGATGCGGCTACAAAAGTGGAGATCGTTATCGACCCCATCAAGGCAGCGGCGGCGGGCATGACGCCGCAGGCGGCTTCCGGGATGATTTACTCAATGATGAGCGGTTCAGATGCCATGGATGTTATGATCGACGACAAAGAATATACGGTCAAGGTCGAGTATCCGGCGGATGAGTATCCTACCGTCAATGATGTGTACGGGATCACGCTGACGAACACAAACGGTGTCTCGGTGCCGCTCTCTGATATTGCGGATATTGTATACACGGATTCCCCGCTGACAATCACCCGCAAGGATGGCAGGTATCAGGCAAGTGTGACGGCCACCCTGGAGGCGGACGCCAGATTTACGGCGCAGCAGGCCATCCAGGAGCAGATGTCGCAGACGTTTCTGCCGGACGGCGTCGAACAGGTGACAAACTCAATGGATGAGAGAATGAATGAGGAGTTTGGCGCTCTGATCTCAGCCATTGTCACAGCCATCTTACTGGTTTATATCGTGATGGCGATCCAGTTTGAGAATCTGCGGTATTCGGGTATGGTTATGTTCTGTATCCCGTTCTCTCTGATCGGGTCCATACTGCTGCTGCTGATCACCAGGTCCACGATCAGTATGGTGTCACTGATGGGCTTTCTGATGCTGATCGGTATTGTGGTAAATAACGGTATTCTGTATGTGGATTATACGAATATGCTGCGCAAGACGATGAGCACGGAGGAGGCATTGATCGAGACCGGGAAGTCCAGGCTTCGTCCGATTCTGATGACGACGCTGACGACGATCCTTTCCATGATCCCGATGGCGATCGGCTATGGCAAGAACGGCCAGATGACACAGGGGATGGCGGTCGTGATTGTGGGCGGTCTGACGGCGTCGACGGTGCTGACTTTGATCCTTCTTCCTACCTTCTATATGATTATTCATAAGAGAAGCAAAGACAGGAAGGAAAAAAAGAAAGCCAAACGGCAGAAAAAGGAAACATTATTACCGGATTCGTTATAA
- a CDS encoding ferrous iron transport protein A: MKTLKEIGCGQTVTVRKLTGEGPVKRRLMDMGITKGVSVYVRKVAPFGDPVEVTVRGYELSLRKADAEMIEVE, from the coding sequence ATGAAGACATTGAAAGAGATCGGCTGCGGGCAGACAGTCACAGTGCGGAAACTGACCGGGGAAGGGCCGGTAAAACGGAGGCTGATGGATATGGGTATCACAAAGGGCGTCTCCGTCTATGTCCGCAAAGTGGCGCCATTTGGCGACCCGGTAGAAGTCACAGTCAGAGGATATGAACTTTCGCTCAGAAAGGCAGATGCGGAGATGATTGAGGTAGAGTGA
- a CDS encoding MarR family transcriptional regulator → MGVTEGTIDILDKKIGEGMQLDSGMESDQGNGGADTEKEPLENMKLRLLTTMRLIERAQKSKFDMELEQVGLTAAQMQVLIYLLRNSDNGKEITARELEKRFQVSNPTMSGILKRLEKKQFIMRLPGSIDKRNKQIKIRGDVEIFGRLIEARVGKEMERMFAGFTPQEIETLLQLITKLLHNIKLDRNEE, encoded by the coding sequence GTGGGAGTGACAGAGGGAACAATCGACATATTGGATAAAAAAATTGGAGAGGGGATGCAACTTGACAGTGGTATGGAGTCCGACCAGGGCAATGGGGGGGCAGATACAGAGAAGGAACCGTTAGAAAATATGAAGCTGCGGCTGCTTACAACGATGCGGCTGATCGAGCGGGCACAAAAGAGCAAGTTTGATATGGAACTGGAACAGGTGGGACTGACAGCGGCACAGATGCAGGTGCTCATTTATCTGCTGCGCAACAGTGATAATGGCAAGGAGATCACAGCCAGGGAACTGGAGAAGCGCTTTCAGGTGAGCAATCCGACGATGTCAGGCATTTTAAAGCGTCTGGAGAAGAAACAGTTTATCATGCGGCTGCCGGGAAGTATTGACAAACGAAACAAGCAGATCAAGATCCGGGGAGATGTGGAGATCTTCGGCAGACTGATTGAAGCGCGGGTGGGAAAAGAAATGGAGCGCATGTTTGCCGGATTCACCCCACAGGAAATCGAGACGCTGTTACAGCTTATCACCAAGCTATTACATAATATAAAACTGGACAGAAACGAGGAGTAA